From a region of the Catalinimonas alkaloidigena genome:
- a CDS encoding sigma-70 family RNA polymerase sigma factor: MAPAQITQLLQRGSDGDTSAYNQLYTFVYQELRQVARRIRRQVGVGTDQTLQTTALVHEVYLRLIDQESVSWECRNQFFGMAARAMRFVLIDYLRHKQAAKRGGKQGPISLHEWELDIPDQTATYLTDLHDALEKLEQIDARSARIVECRFFGGMTIEETASGMGLSPATVKRNWNLTRAWLYQQMKSS, translated from the coding sequence ATGGCTCCCGCTCAGATTACGCAGCTGCTCCAGCGGGGCAGCGACGGCGACACCTCCGCGTACAATCAACTCTACACGTTCGTCTACCAGGAACTGCGGCAGGTAGCGCGCCGCATCCGGCGGCAGGTCGGCGTCGGGACGGATCAGACCCTGCAAACCACGGCGCTGGTCCACGAAGTGTACCTTCGGCTGATCGATCAGGAATCTGTTTCGTGGGAATGCCGCAACCAGTTTTTCGGCATGGCCGCCCGCGCCATGCGTTTCGTGCTGATCGACTACCTGCGGCACAAACAAGCTGCGAAGCGAGGCGGTAAGCAAGGCCCCATCTCCCTGCACGAATGGGAACTCGACATCCCCGACCAAACGGCCACGTACCTGACCGATTTGCACGACGCACTCGAAAAACTGGAACAGATCGACGCCCGCAGCGCCCGCATTGTGGAGTGCCGCTTCTTCGGGGGCATGACCATCGAAGAAACCGCTTCGGGCATGGGCCTCTCGCCGGCCACGGTCAAACGCAACTGGAACCTGACCCGCGCCTGGCTTTACCAGCAAATGAAATCCTCATGA
- a CDS encoding right-handed parallel beta-helix repeat-containing protein: protein MNYSIWCYGMVLLSLLAACKKENVEPVAEPLTLECDLVAKGESLTLEDRGAGVDYIASCVVNVRGDLTLAPGVVIQFASDAGLRIYEDGSIQAAGTEEKPIVLTGEDQLPGAWKGVISYSADVKNELRHCTIEYAGGGAFNSNGNEAALILWSGTKLRMSDCTITGSAAYGIDATYSNYDVTIDNTTITQCEMPMYISAPIAGHISGGNFTGNATDAIRVLGSKGGHRLVEDQTWKALSAPYRVSAEGDDLQLGAATLTLEPGVTIEFENGTGIQIGESDASSLVAVGSVIAPITFTGVNKVAGSWGGLEFRFTKSPQNRIQNAVIEYAGSAKWPGAIYMWSNPALSVTNTTFRHIGTCVFYDAPKPNYNPGSQTQNPNLGYDSITTESVGGTYCYGG from the coding sequence GTGAATTACTCAATCTGGTGTTATGGAATGGTGCTGCTGTCGTTGCTGGCGGCGTGTAAAAAAGAAAACGTGGAGCCGGTGGCCGAGCCCCTTACGCTCGAGTGTGACCTGGTGGCCAAAGGCGAATCCCTCACGCTCGAAGACCGGGGCGCGGGCGTAGACTACATTGCCTCCTGCGTCGTCAACGTGCGCGGCGACCTGACGCTGGCGCCGGGCGTGGTCATCCAGTTTGCCTCCGATGCCGGTCTGCGCATCTACGAAGACGGCTCCATCCAGGCGGCCGGCACCGAAGAAAAACCCATCGTCCTCACTGGCGAAGACCAACTGCCCGGCGCGTGGAAGGGCGTGATCTCCTACAGCGCCGACGTCAAAAACGAACTGCGCCACTGCACCATCGAATACGCCGGTGGCGGGGCCTTCAACAGCAACGGCAACGAAGCCGCCCTCATTCTCTGGTCAGGCACGAAACTCCGCATGAGCGACTGCACCATTACCGGGAGTGCGGCCTACGGCATCGACGCCACGTACTCGAATTATGACGTGACCATCGACAACACAACCATCACCCAGTGCGAGATGCCGATGTACATCAGCGCCCCCATCGCCGGGCATATTTCGGGCGGGAATTTTACGGGCAACGCAACGGATGCCATCCGGGTGTTGGGCAGCAAAGGCGGACATCGGCTGGTGGAAGACCAGACCTGGAAGGCGCTCAGCGCACCGTACCGGGTCAGTGCCGAGGGCGACGACCTGCAGCTGGGGGCCGCTACGCTGACGCTGGAACCCGGCGTGACCATTGAGTTCGAAAACGGAACAGGCATACAGATCGGCGAAAGCGACGCCAGCAGCCTGGTAGCTGTGGGTTCCGTCATCGCCCCTATCACCTTCACCGGGGTGAACAAGGTAGCGGGCTCGTGGGGCGGCCTTGAATTTCGGTTCACGAAATCGCCACAAAACCGGATTCAGAACGCCGTGATCGAGTACGCCGGCTCCGCCAAGTGGCCGGGTGCAATTTACATGTGGTCGAACCCGGCCCTGTCGGTCACCAACACCACGTTCCGGCACATCGGCACGTGTGTGTTCTACGATGCGCCCAAGCCCAATTACAACCCCGGTTCCCAAACCCAAAATCCAAACCTGGGTTACGATTCCATCACGACAGAATCGGTCGGCGGCACCTACTGCTACGGCGGATAG
- a CDS encoding dienelactone hydrolase family protein, with protein sequence MTHLRKEDLKQEVFDLYDDYAHNRIDRRSFMEKLSVYAVGGLTVTSLMSFLMPDYKGAIQVRSDDTRLQSSFITYPSPKGGGSIKALLSKPAAATGKLGGVVVVHENRGLNPHIEDVARRAALAGFLSLAPDALTPLGGYPGSDDEGRALQSKRDRDEMLEDFIAAYTTLKNHPDCNGKVGVVGFCFGGWIANMMAVRLPELAAAVPFYGTQPSREEVARIQAPLLLHYAALDTRVNEGWPAYEAALKEEGKAYTAYVYPDTNHGFHNDTTPRYDKAAAELAWQRTVDFFRQQLT encoded by the coding sequence ATGACCCACCTCAGAAAAGAAGACCTCAAGCAGGAAGTATTTGATCTGTACGACGATTACGCCCACAACCGGATCGACCGGCGTAGCTTCATGGAAAAGCTGTCTGTTTATGCCGTAGGCGGGCTTACCGTGACGTCGCTCATGAGTTTCCTGATGCCCGACTACAAAGGCGCGATCCAGGTCCGGTCCGACGACACCCGGCTGCAGTCGTCGTTCATCACCTACCCCTCGCCCAAGGGGGGCGGTTCCATCAAAGCGTTGCTGTCCAAACCGGCGGCGGCCACCGGCAAACTCGGCGGTGTGGTGGTGGTGCACGAAAACCGGGGCCTGAATCCACACATTGAAGACGTGGCCCGACGGGCGGCGCTGGCAGGGTTCCTTTCGCTGGCACCGGATGCGCTCACGCCCCTGGGAGGCTACCCGGGCAGCGACGACGAAGGGCGCGCCCTGCAAAGCAAACGCGATCGTGACGAGATGCTGGAAGATTTTATAGCCGCCTACACAACCCTGAAAAACCATCCGGACTGCAACGGCAAGGTGGGCGTTGTGGGGTTCTGCTTCGGTGGATGGATCGCCAACATGATGGCCGTGCGCCTGCCCGAACTGGCGGCCGCGGTTCCGTTTTACGGTACACAACCGTCGCGCGAAGAGGTCGCGCGCATCCAGGCGCCTCTGCTTTTGCACTACGCCGCCCTCGACACCCGGGTAAACGAAGGCTGGCCCGCTTACGAGGCCGCCTTGAAGGAGGAAGGCAAGGCCTACACGGCCTACGTCTATCCGGACACCAACCACGGCTTTCATAACGATACCACCCCGCGCTACGACAAAGCAGCGGCCGAACTGGCCTGGCAGCGCACCGTAGACTTCTTCCGCCAGCAACTGACGTAG
- a CDS encoding DUF2490 domain-containing protein has protein sequence MNFLWKYCWIILLGLSSLPAKAQITAQGQGGHLVLWTALGAEQQLGRRWVNKNAIAFSRHSTLNDWNPVRQRGVFTVREELAYRLSPHVTLAQGLFYAQRAYDDATHPRYLNEVRLYPRVIHAFRLGRIHMAQYLRCDVRFFSAPGFTAWQKPFSFRNRYQLKGTLPLDGAQQNFLIGITEFFFATDETIRPEGGAHFSPYAFTENRSSLFFRHHLTHPDAFLDVGLMDQTWKDSQTGHFRESWLLQFDLIFRNPFSPSAS, from the coding sequence ATGAATTTTCTGTGGAAGTATTGCTGGATCATCCTCCTGGGCCTAAGCTCCCTCCCCGCAAAAGCTCAGATTACCGCGCAGGGACAAGGTGGGCACCTGGTGCTCTGGACGGCCCTGGGTGCCGAACAGCAGCTAGGCCGCCGCTGGGTGAACAAAAATGCGATTGCGTTTAGCCGCCACAGCACGCTTAATGACTGGAATCCGGTACGGCAACGTGGCGTGTTCACCGTGCGGGAAGAACTGGCCTACCGTCTTTCGCCGCACGTCACGCTCGCGCAGGGTCTTTTTTATGCGCAACGCGCCTACGACGATGCAACGCACCCGCGCTACCTCAACGAAGTGCGTCTGTATCCGCGCGTTATCCACGCATTCCGGCTGGGCCGGATCCACATGGCCCAGTACCTCCGGTGCGACGTTCGTTTCTTTTCTGCACCGGGCTTTACGGCCTGGCAGAAACCCTTTTCGTTTCGGAACCGCTACCAGCTGAAGGGAACGCTGCCGCTCGACGGTGCGCAACAGAATTTCCTGATCGGCATCACTGAGTTTTTCTTCGCAACAGACGAGACCATTCGGCCCGAAGGGGGGGCGCACTTTTCGCCCTACGCGTTTACCGAAAACCGTTCGTCGCTCTTCTTCCGCCACCATTTGACCCATCCGGATGCGTTTCTGGACGTGGGACTGATGGACCAGACCTGGAAAGACAGCCAGACGGGGCACTTCCGCGAGTCGTGGCTGTTGCAATTCGACCTGATTTTCCGCAATCCGTTTTCCCCTTCAGCCTCATGA
- a CDS encoding PepSY-like domain-containing protein — translation MQKPLFSLLLSTLPLFSFPLSSCVQDVPPGEIPSVVRNAFQAQFPQATDVSWERHDRLYEVEFDLTAAEHELWLDAHGQLVKHTEELTYEQLPEAIQQTVRRDFGTYRVEDAERITVPQAVTYLLELEGTESERHVVLNEAGKLLKDQPETE, via the coding sequence ATGCAAAAGCCCCTTTTTTCGCTCCTTTTGAGCACACTCCCCCTCTTCTCGTTCCCGCTCAGTTCGTGCGTGCAGGACGTACCGCCCGGCGAAATTCCGTCGGTCGTGCGCAATGCGTTTCAAGCGCAATTTCCGCAGGCCACCGACGTCAGCTGGGAGCGGCACGATCGCCTCTATGAAGTAGAATTTGACCTGACTGCCGCCGAGCACGAACTCTGGCTCGACGCACACGGCCAACTGGTAAAGCACACAGAAGAACTGACGTACGAACAACTGCCGGAAGCAATCCAACAGACGGTGCGCCGGGATTTTGGGACGTACCGCGTAGAAGACGCAGAGCGGATCACCGTGCCGCAGGCCGTTACTTACCTTCTTGAACTGGAGGGGACAGAGAGCGAGCGACACGTGGTGCTGAACGAAGCCGGGAAGCTACTGAAAGACCAACCCGAAACCGAGTGA
- a CDS encoding sensor histidine kinase encodes MKLLNHTLRYLSVSLLGILGVWATILYFQLLDEVYDSLDDGLDNHKELLIQRALTDSAFLHPQPADLLETNYALREISPPQALSRQDRYADTLMYMQNEDDLEPVRMLTTVFATPDHRYYELKVVSSMVEEDDLIEDLLYSLLWLYLALLVSIVLVNNLLLRRIWHPFYHLLAQLKTFRLGQGTVQPAPTRVEEFQTLNETVVRLLQRNQATYQSQKQFLENIAHELQTPLAISLNKLELLAEAPDLTAAHLETVGKVMQTLERLTRLNKSLLLLSRIENRQFLAESPIAFHTLVPSLLDELHDLAAFRKVALHYTHEATLTRTLNRELAETLVVNLLKNAITHNHPGGRVDVQLTAAALRVTNTGTPTPLDKAKIFERFYHNERQAHTTGLGLAIVKAIADVYGYHLSYRFSDATGHTFEVGF; translated from the coding sequence GTGAAACTGCTCAACCATACGCTCCGGTACCTGTCGGTGAGTCTGCTGGGCATCCTCGGGGTGTGGGCCACGATTCTCTACTTCCAATTGCTGGACGAAGTATACGACAGCCTCGACGACGGGCTCGACAACCACAAGGAGCTGCTGATTCAGCGGGCCCTGACCGACTCCGCGTTTTTACATCCGCAACCGGCCGACCTGCTGGAAACCAACTACGCCCTGCGGGAAATTTCGCCGCCGCAGGCCCTGAGCCGGCAAGATCGCTACGCCGATACCCTGATGTACATGCAGAACGAAGATGACCTGGAGCCGGTGCGGATGCTCACGACCGTTTTTGCAACGCCCGACCACCGGTATTACGAATTGAAAGTTGTTTCGTCGATGGTGGAAGAGGACGACCTGATCGAAGACCTGCTCTACTCGCTGCTGTGGCTGTACCTGGCGCTGCTGGTCAGCATCGTGCTGGTGAACAACCTGCTGCTGCGCCGCATCTGGCACCCGTTTTACCACCTGCTGGCGCAACTGAAGACGTTCCGACTGGGCCAGGGGACCGTACAGCCCGCCCCCACACGGGTGGAAGAATTTCAGACCCTCAACGAGACGGTGGTGCGGCTGCTGCAACGCAACCAAGCAACCTACCAGAGTCAGAAGCAATTCTTAGAAAACATAGCGCACGAACTGCAAACGCCGCTGGCGATCAGCCTCAACAAACTGGAACTGCTGGCCGAAGCGCCCGACCTGACCGCCGCACACCTCGAAACCGTGGGGAAGGTGATGCAAACGCTCGAACGCCTGACGCGCCTCAACAAATCGCTGTTGCTGCTGTCGCGCATCGAAAACCGGCAGTTTCTGGCCGAATCGCCCATCGCGTTCCACACGCTGGTGCCTTCGCTGCTCGACGAGTTGCACGACCTGGCGGCCTTCCGGAAGGTCGCATTGCACTACACCCACGAGGCTACACTCACACGAACCCTGAACCGCGAACTGGCCGAAACGCTGGTGGTCAATCTGCTGAAGAACGCCATCACCCACAACCATCCGGGCGGGCGGGTCGACGTGCAACTGACGGCGGCGGCGCTGCGTGTTACCAATACGGGGACTCCCACCCCGCTCGACAAGGCCAAGATTTTTGAGCGCTTTTACCACAACGAGCGCCAGGCCCACACCACCGGTCTAGGGTTAGCCATTGTGAAAGCCATCGCCGACGTGTACGGTTACCACCTCTCCTACCGCTTTTCCGACGCCACCGGCCATACCTTCGAAGTGGGCTTTTAG
- a CDS encoding response regulator transcription factor gives MKLLVIEDETDLQDVMVASLEKEGFRVETAGDYAAALRKIGAYDYDCILLDIMLPGGNGLDLLQRLKDLGKSESVIIISAKDSLDDKVRGLDLGADDYLAKPFHMAELNARVKSVLRRKSFGGQPFTSVGNLRLQADERSVWVLDQPLPLNRKEFDVLAYFLLNPNRLIRKTSLAEHVWGDHADAADDFEFVYSQIKNLRKKLKACGASVQIQAVYGMGYKLVVA, from the coding sequence ATGAAGCTCCTGGTGATCGAAGACGAAACCGACCTGCAAGACGTGATGGTCGCGTCGTTGGAAAAAGAAGGCTTTCGGGTCGAGACGGCCGGCGATTACGCCGCAGCCCTGCGAAAAATCGGCGCGTACGACTACGACTGCATTCTGCTCGACATCATGCTGCCGGGCGGCAACGGCCTGGACCTGTTGCAACGCCTGAAAGACCTGGGTAAATCGGAGAGTGTGATCATCATCTCGGCGAAAGATTCCCTCGACGACAAAGTGCGCGGGCTGGACCTGGGGGCCGACGATTACCTGGCCAAGCCGTTCCACATGGCCGAACTGAACGCCCGCGTCAAGTCCGTGTTGCGGCGCAAATCCTTTGGAGGCCAACCGTTTACGTCCGTCGGGAACCTGAGACTTCAGGCCGACGAGCGGTCCGTCTGGGTACTGGACCAACCGCTGCCCCTCAACCGCAAAGAGTTCGACGTACTGGCTTATTTCCTGCTCAACCCCAACCGACTGATCCGCAAAACTTCGCTGGCCGAGCACGTCTGGGGTGACCACGCCGACGCGGCCGACGACTTCGAGTTTGTCTATTCGCAGATCAAAAACCTGCGCAAAAAGCTGAAAGCGTGCGGCGCTTCGGTCCAGATTCAGGCGGTCTATGGCATGGGCTACAAACTGGTGGTCGCGTGA
- a CDS encoding RNA polymerase sigma factor encodes MKVSGTHQIESLLISRLQAGDKAAFETIYLHYYPQFEAFARFELKNEELARDAVHDVFLTLWSKRASLDPSLSLKSFLYTCLKNRILNLIKAQHNALLRNGQVVEQQLLASHDTELSFGTHEGMQRLSAHLAALPEKRRKIVEMHFFQGLSYPEIAQRVDLSVNTVKMYVSQSARDLKAIIENEI; translated from the coding sequence ATGAAGGTGAGCGGAACCCACCAAATCGAGTCGTTGTTGATCAGCAGGTTGCAAGCGGGTGATAAAGCTGCGTTTGAAACCATTTACCTGCATTACTACCCGCAGTTTGAAGCCTTCGCCCGTTTTGAGTTAAAAAACGAGGAGTTAGCCCGCGATGCGGTGCACGATGTTTTTCTGACCCTTTGGAGCAAACGCGCTTCGCTCGATCCGTCCCTCTCGCTCAAAAGCTTTTTATATACCTGCCTGAAAAACCGGATTCTCAACCTGATCAAGGCACAGCACAATGCACTGCTGCGCAATGGGCAGGTGGTCGAGCAACAGTTGCTGGCGTCTCACGACACCGAGCTTTCGTTCGGAACCCACGAGGGCATGCAACGCCTGTCGGCGCATTTGGCCGCGTTGCCAGAAAAACGAAGAAAGATTGTAGAGATGCATTTTTTTCAGGGCCTCTCTTACCCGGAAATCGCGCAACGTGTCGATCTATCCGTCAACACCGTCAAGATGTACGTCAGCCAGTCGGCCCGCGACCTGAAGGCCATCATCGAAAACGAGATCTAG
- a CDS encoding FecR family protein, translating into MEKPAQSLLDRYFAGTCSSAETAYVVAWLSTDEGQAYHSRLMDQHFSHFDEEVDLSRRRMATESEKKALQAIYEAAAPAPALVPLAKRPRKPVFWLGMAASWLLLLGVGALAWYWVQNRQIEYTTAFGEVRTFTLADSSVVTLNANSTLRHRKDAPRSVYLEGEAFFDVHHTADDAPFTVHAGQIDVHVLGTEFNVNNRHQETEVVLLSGKVKLDIDAQQPQEILMEPNDRVAYHDAEDRVVRQVITPDLYTAWRDRMLVFDHTPLREIAQLLQDTYDLTLETNDPSLYALEFTAQVPADNTDLLLELLEKSFDISITRTQNTLFMRKNIRP; encoded by the coding sequence ATGGAAAAGCCTGCTCAATCGTTGCTCGACCGATACTTTGCCGGAACGTGTTCGTCCGCAGAAACAGCCTATGTGGTAGCCTGGCTGTCTACTGACGAAGGACAGGCCTACCATAGCCGGTTGATGGACCAGCATTTCTCGCATTTTGACGAGGAAGTAGACCTGAGCCGTCGGCGAATGGCAACAGAATCCGAGAAAAAAGCGCTGCAAGCTATTTACGAGGCTGCCGCGCCTGCCCCGGCCCTGGTGCCGCTGGCGAAGCGCCCTCGGAAACCGGTTTTCTGGTTGGGCATGGCCGCCAGTTGGCTGCTGTTGCTCGGCGTGGGAGCCCTGGCATGGTACTGGGTTCAGAACCGGCAGATCGAGTACACAACGGCCTTTGGCGAAGTGCGGACCTTTACCCTGGCCGATAGCTCTGTCGTAACGTTAAACGCCAATTCGACGCTGCGGCACCGGAAAGATGCGCCGCGAAGCGTTTACCTGGAAGGAGAAGCCTTCTTTGACGTGCACCATACTGCCGACGACGCCCCCTTTACGGTACATGCCGGGCAGATCGATGTACACGTATTAGGAACCGAATTTAACGTGAACAACCGCCATCAGGAAACCGAGGTGGTGCTCTTGTCCGGAAAAGTGAAGCTGGACATTGATGCGCAGCAACCTCAGGAAATTCTGATGGAGCCGAATGACCGGGTCGCCTACCACGATGCCGAAGACCGCGTGGTCCGGCAGGTGATTACGCCGGATCTGTACACGGCCTGGCGCGACCGCATGCTGGTTTTCGACCACACCCCCCTGCGCGAGATTGCTCAATTGCTGCAGGATACCTATGACCTGACGTTAGAAACCAACGACCCCAGCCTGTACGCCCTGGAGTTTACCGCCCAGGTGCCGGCAGACAATACCGATCTGCTGCTGGAGCTGCTGGAAAAGTCGTTTGATATTTCGATTACCCGTACTCAAAACACCCTGTTTATGCGCAAAAATATACGCCCTTAG